From Streptomyces cyaneogriseus subsp. noncyanogenus, the proteins below share one genomic window:
- a CDS encoding ABC transporter permease — MSSLSLAVRDSSTMLRRNLLHARRYPSLTLNLLLTPVMLLLLFVYVFGDVMSAGIGDGKADRSEYLAYVVPGILMLTIGGTTIGSAVSVAMDMTEGIVARFRTMAIHRASVLIGHVAGSVLQCVAGVVLVGAVAVALGFRATDTTVLEWVLAFGLLVLVSLALTWIAVGMGLSSPNAEAASNNALPLMILPLLSSAFVPVDAMPGWFRPIAEYQPFTPAIETLRGLLLGSEIGHNGWLAVAWCAGLAVLGHLWSTSLFNREPK, encoded by the coding sequence ATGAGCTCCCTCTCCCTCGCCGTGCGCGACTCCTCCACGATGCTGCGCCGCAACCTGCTGCACGCCCGCCGCTACCCGTCCCTGACACTGAATCTGCTGCTCACCCCGGTCATGCTGCTGTTGCTCTTCGTCTACGTCTTCGGCGACGTGATGAGCGCCGGCATCGGGGACGGCAAGGCGGACCGGTCGGAGTACCTCGCGTATGTCGTCCCCGGCATCCTGATGCTGACCATCGGCGGCACCACGATCGGCAGCGCGGTGTCCGTCGCCATGGATATGACCGAGGGCATCGTCGCCCGCTTCCGCACGATGGCGATCCACCGCGCCTCGGTGCTCATCGGGCACGTCGCCGGCAGCGTGCTGCAGTGCGTGGCGGGCGTGGTGCTGGTCGGGGCCGTCGCGGTCGCGCTCGGCTTCCGGGCCACGGACACCACCGTCCTGGAGTGGGTCCTGGCCTTCGGGCTGCTGGTACTCGTCTCCCTGGCGCTCACCTGGATCGCGGTCGGGATGGGCCTGTCCAGCCCCAACGCCGAGGCGGCCAGCAACAACGCCCTGCCGCTGATGATCCTGCCGCTGCTGTCCAGCGCCTTCGTGCCGGTCGACGCGATGCCGGGATGGTTCCGGCCCATCGCCGAGTACCAGCCCTTCACCCCGGCCATCGAAACCCTGCGCGGGCTGCTGCTCGGCAGCGAGATCGGCCACAACGGATGGCTGGCCGTGGCCTGGTGCGCGGGGCTGGCCGTGCTCGGTCACCTCTGGTCCACCTCGCTGTTCAACCGCGAGCCGAAGTGA
- a CDS encoding ATP-binding cassette domain-containing protein has product MPSTVMSTSSRGGGRPSPAAISAVGLRKSYGDKTVLDGIDLHIPAGSVFALLGPNGAGKTTAVKILSTLITADGGQAQVAGHDIAAAPDGVRAAIGVTGQFSAVDGLITGEENMLLMADLHHLPAREGRRVTAELLERFGLADAARKPAQSYSGGMKRRLDIAMTLVGDPRIIFLDEPTTGLDPRSRHTMWQIIRELVTGGVTVFLTTQYLEEADELADRIAVLDGGRIAAEGTADELKRLVPGGHVRLRFLDPAAYRSAAAALREATRNDAELALRIPSDGSQRELRSLLDWLDSAGVEADELTVHTPDLDDVFFALTGSTDQPDRPNQPNQPNQSKGTAR; this is encoded by the coding sequence ATGCCCAGTACTGTCATGTCCACGTCCAGCCGAGGGGGTGGCCGGCCGTCACCGGCCGCCATCAGCGCCGTCGGTCTGCGCAAGTCGTACGGCGACAAGACCGTCCTCGACGGCATCGATCTGCACATCCCGGCCGGCTCCGTGTTCGCGCTGCTGGGACCCAACGGCGCCGGCAAGACCACCGCCGTGAAGATCCTGTCCACCCTCATCACCGCCGACGGCGGGCAGGCCCAGGTGGCGGGCCACGACATCGCCGCCGCACCGGACGGCGTGCGTGCCGCGATCGGCGTCACCGGGCAGTTCTCCGCCGTCGACGGGCTGATCACCGGCGAGGAGAACATGCTCCTCATGGCGGACCTGCACCACCTGCCCGCACGCGAGGGGCGGCGCGTGACCGCCGAACTGCTGGAGCGGTTCGGCCTCGCCGACGCCGCCAGGAAGCCCGCCCAGAGCTACTCCGGCGGCATGAAGCGCCGCCTCGACATCGCCATGACCCTCGTCGGCGACCCGCGGATCATCTTCCTCGACGAGCCGACCACCGGACTCGACCCGCGCTCCCGCCACACCATGTGGCAGATCATCCGCGAACTCGTCACCGGCGGCGTCACCGTCTTCCTCACCACCCAGTACCTGGAGGAGGCCGACGAACTCGCCGACCGCATCGCCGTGCTCGACGGCGGCAGGATCGCCGCCGAGGGCACCGCCGACGAGCTGAAACGCCTCGTCCCCGGCGGCCACGTCCGGCTCCGCTTCCTCGACCCCGCCGCCTACCGCAGCGCCGCCGCCGCACTGCGCGAGGCCACCCGGAACGACGCGGAGCTGGCACTGCGGATCCCCAGCGACGGCAGCCAGCGCGAGCTGCGCTCCCTTCTCGACTGGCTGGACTCCGCCGGCGTCGAGGCGGACGAGCTGACCGTCCACACCCCCGACCTCGACGACGTGTTCTTCGCCCTGACCGGCAGCACCGACCAGCCCGACCGTCCGAACCAGCCGAACCAGCCGAACCAGTCGAAGGGGACCGCCCGATGA
- a CDS encoding ABC transporter permease — protein sequence MSPAAVLRSEWIKIRTLRGTAWSLPAVFLLTAGFAIAGNAATGDSEADSPDFDALFSVFLGLNLGQIAAISFGTMAMSSEYQGGAIRASLTAVPRRGLFYAAKLANVAGPALAMGLVTTFVSFLGGSAFLGDAALGPGDGQALRACLGGAVYLALMALFAAGLTAVLRSGLAVLSILIPFILVVSLVLGETSGSVADYLPDRAGQQVLYVDPPGDLAPLAGLGVTALWTAAAVLAGWWSLRRRDA from the coding sequence GTGTCCCCCGCAGCCGTACTCCGCTCCGAGTGGATCAAGATCAGGACCTTGCGCGGCACCGCGTGGTCGCTGCCGGCCGTCTTCCTGCTGACAGCCGGCTTCGCCATCGCGGGCAACGCGGCGACCGGCGATTCCGAGGCGGACAGCCCCGACTTCGACGCGCTCTTCTCCGTCTTCCTCGGCCTGAACCTGGGCCAGATCGCGGCGATCTCCTTCGGCACGATGGCCATGTCGTCCGAGTACCAGGGGGGAGCCATCCGCGCGTCGCTGACGGCGGTGCCCCGGCGGGGCCTGTTCTACGCGGCGAAGCTCGCGAACGTGGCGGGCCCGGCGCTGGCGATGGGCCTGGTGACCACGTTCGTGTCGTTCCTGGGCGGCAGCGCCTTCCTGGGCGACGCGGCGCTGGGCCCGGGCGACGGGCAGGCGCTGCGCGCCTGCCTGGGCGGGGCGGTCTACCTGGCGCTGATGGCGCTCTTCGCGGCCGGCCTGACGGCGGTGCTGCGCAGCGGCCTGGCCGTGCTCAGCATCCTGATCCCGTTCATCCTCGTCGTCTCCCTGGTCCTGGGCGAGACGTCGGGGTCGGTCGCCGACTACCTGCCCGACCGCGCCGGGCAGCAGGTGCTGTACGTGGACCCGCCGGGCGATCTGGCGCCGCTGGCGGGCCTGGGGGTGACGGCGCTGTGGACGGCCGCGGCGGTGCTGGCGGGGTGGTGGTCGCTCAGGCGCAGGGACGCCTGA
- a CDS encoding DUF4097 family beta strand repeat-containing protein yields the protein MPSFDTPEPISATARVEAGSLQFTAGERTDTVVEVRPRDPGKDLDVRTADQTEVACAGGVLTITTPKSSLFGRTGVVDVTVELPAGSHIDATGAWTQVLGEGRLGEVRVKTSSGDVRLDATGPLKLTASHGSITVDRVEGAAEITTSSGSLRVGLVDGPAVLKNSHGTTTVDAATGELRVNGANGDIEIRRAEDSVTATTAHGTLRVGEVARGTVQLETSYGAIEVGVREGTAAWLDVSSSSGQVRNALTASGAPQDAEDTVKIRARTRHGNIDIRRARA from the coding sequence ATGCCTTCTTTCGACACCCCCGAACCGATCTCGGCCACGGCGCGCGTGGAGGCCGGTTCCCTCCAGTTCACCGCGGGCGAGCGCACCGACACCGTCGTCGAGGTGCGCCCCCGCGACCCCGGGAAGGACCTGGACGTGCGGACGGCCGACCAGACCGAGGTCGCCTGCGCGGGCGGCGTCCTGACCATCACGACGCCCAAGTCCTCGCTGTTCGGCCGCACCGGCGTCGTCGACGTGACGGTCGAACTGCCCGCGGGCTCGCACATCGACGCCACCGGCGCCTGGACCCAGGTGCTCGGCGAGGGCCGGCTCGGCGAGGTCCGCGTGAAGACCTCGTCCGGCGACGTCCGCCTCGATGCGACCGGCCCGCTGAAGCTGACCGCGTCGCACGGCTCCATCACCGTGGACCGCGTCGAGGGCGCGGCCGAGATCACCACCAGCTCCGGCAGCCTGCGCGTCGGCCTCGTCGACGGCCCCGCCGTCCTGAAGAACTCCCACGGCACCACCACCGTGGACGCCGCCACCGGCGAACTGCGCGTGAACGGCGCCAACGGCGACATCGAGATCCGGCGCGCCGAGGACTCGGTCACCGCCACCACCGCCCACGGCACCCTGCGCGTGGGCGAAGTGGCCCGCGGCACCGTCCAGCTGGAGACCTCCTACGGTGCCATCGAGGTCGGCGTCCGCGAGGGCACGGCCGCCTGGCTCGACGTCAGCTCGAGCTCCGGCCAGGTACGCAACGCGCTCACCGCGTCCGGCGCCCCGCAGGACGCCGAGGACACCGTCAAGATCCGCGCCCGCACCCGGCACGGCAACATCGACATCCGCCGCGCCCGCGCCTGA
- a CDS encoding toxin-antitoxin system HicB family antitoxin yields the protein MDLTPYVDTLRRELAVAAEAGGEEARALADRLTAPLESATRLTLLNVLSAAMDEITRELAPGSVDVRLRGLDPDFVVTPPSADGGAPAEPAAPVEPLRTPAPADADEGGTARVNLRLPAHLKARAEEAAAREGLSVNAWLVRAVSAAVDGGARPRVTEKTRTVGQSFTGWVR from the coding sequence ATGGACCTCACCCCGTATGTCGACACCCTCCGCCGTGAGCTGGCGGTGGCCGCCGAGGCCGGCGGCGAGGAAGCCCGCGCGCTGGCCGACAGGCTCACCGCCCCCCTGGAGTCGGCGACCCGGCTGACCCTGCTCAACGTGCTCTCCGCCGCGATGGACGAGATCACCCGCGAGCTCGCCCCCGGCTCGGTCGACGTACGGCTGCGCGGACTCGACCCCGACTTCGTGGTGACACCGCCGTCCGCCGACGGCGGCGCCCCCGCGGAGCCGGCCGCGCCCGTCGAGCCGCTCAGGACCCCGGCCCCGGCCGACGCCGACGAGGGCGGCACCGCCCGCGTCAACCTGCGCCTGCCGGCCCACCTCAAGGCCCGCGCCGAGGAGGCCGCGGCCAGAGAGGGGCTCTCGGTCAACGCCTGGCTGGTGCGCGCCGTGTCGGCCGCGGTCGACGGCGGCGCCCGGCCGCGCGTGACGGAGAAGACCCGGACCGTCGGACAGAGCTTCACGGGCTGGGTGCGCTGA